The proteins below are encoded in one region of Deltaproteobacteria bacterium:
- a CDS encoding toxin-antitoxin system, antitoxin component, Xre family protein, with protein sequence MQTDNSQVATLIEKIRILPPEKLVEVEDFVDFLRQREDDRRLIRSAAKLSEAAFQKVWDNPDDAEYDLY encoded by the coding sequence GTGCAGACTGACAACTCCCAAGTAGCAACCCTGATCGAGAAGATCCGTATTCTTCCACCTGAAAAACTGGTTGAGGTCGAAGATTTTGTCGATTTCCTGCGACAACGAGAAGACGACCGTCGTCTGATCCGTAGCGCAGCCAAGCTGTCCGAAGCGGCCTTCCAAAAAGTATGGGACAATCCCGACGATGCCGAGTATGACC